The Avibacterium sp. 20-132 genome segment CGCCCAAAGTGGAAGATATTAAGCAAATGTATTTGCAGAATATCAAAAAGGCGACCAGTTACATTTACACAGAAAATCAATATTTTCGTTTTCCGCCGTTGGTCGATAGTTTTATAGAAATGTGGCGAAAGCAGAAACAAGATGGGCGAACGCCTCAACATCCTATTCATTGGTTTGTGGTGACTAATTCAACAAAAGCAGGCTTAGGGAGTGGCATGGAAAGCACCCAGCGAATGTTCCAACATTTAGGACGCGGTGAGCAACTGCCTAAAATGATGAAAGTGTTTGGTGAGGTGAGTGAAAAAGACATCAAGCAAGCTTATCAAAAAGAGCTGGCACGCCAGCGATGCTTGGATACTACCAAACAGTGCCTATTGGGGAAGAATTATACCAATTCGCAGCAGTATAAAGCGGATGAAATCCGTTTTTTCCGCCTGCATCAGCAACAACAAGCGCAACAAGCACAGGATGATGCAATGACTGCTGAGCAAGCTTATGAACAATTCGCTGCAGAAATTGGGATTAAAACCCATATTTGCACCCTAGTGGCGATGAATTCCAATCCTAAACAATGGCAGGAGGTTTATGTTCACTCAAAAGTCACCTTGATTAATGATGTCTTTTTATGCATTAGTTCCGCGAACCTGAATACCCGCAGTATGCAGGTGGATACGGAATTAGGCATTATCACCGAATGTCGTGCGGTGGCAACCCACTTACGCACGGCATTATGGGCAATGCACACGGGGGGCGAGCCTGAGGCAAATCCAGCGGATTTAGTGCATTATCGTGATGCGGCGAAAGTGTATGAAAAATGGGACTATATGTTGAATAAAAATCAAAAGTTAGAAAAGGAACAACAACCACCCAAATTCCCTTTACGCCGCTTTTTAAACACACAATTTAGTTTATGGAGTTTGGATTAATGAAACGCAATATTACACGTGGGCTTATCCCGATTATTTGTTTTTTACTCAGTGCCTGTGCTAAAGGAGGAAGTATGTTTTCACAAGCTGAACTACAACAACGTCTTGATGTGGACTGCATTCATGAGGTTTTACCGCCCATTCCATCTGACACCGAAACCCTGTACCAATACGCACGTTATCATGATTTACACCGCTTATGGAAAGGAAAAATCGGTGGTTGGAATGATTTAGCAAAATACTACCGCATTGCTGCTGCAAACGGGAACTACAAAGCCAATAAACGTTTGCAATACTTGCTCTATTCCAACCGAATTATCGCAGAAAATAATAAAAAAGAGGTCATTACCCTCAATGAACAGTTAGAAAAACTGGCACCAGCTTCCGCCTATTATGGCTACTTTGTTTATTTAAGCAAAGGCTATGGTGTGAAAGTATTCTCATCTGGAGAGTATAGCTATTTACGCAAAGCGGTAGATTTAGGCAACAAAGAGGCACAATATGCGATGGCTGAAATTTTAGGTCAAATCAAAGATGATAAAAGCTTTCAGTTGCGCAGCCAGCTCTGGAGAAAACTTTATCAATGTGCATCAGATCAAGGAATGGGCAAGGCTTCCTTAGAGCTTGGAGGAAGTCGTCAGATTGATGGACTTTATGACAAAGCACTTAATGCTTATCAGCAGGGAGTGAGGAATGGTAATGCCCTATCAGCCTTAACATTATATTATGGGTTTAGGGATGGAGCGACTAACAAGGACAAATATGATTATTTACCCATCTCTCACGATCCAGAACGAGCAAAACGCTATGAAATGATTAAAACTTACCTTTATGATTATAGTTATTTACAACCCACAGTCCCCGACCTTGATGAAATCGTTCCCTTACCGCCAGCCAAGCTTCCGCCTTGGGACGGTAAAATCACTTTTCAACGTTGGTTTGAAGGCCCTTCACCGCAAAAACCAAGTGATGAGTTAATGCAAAAACTGGCTGAAAAAGTAGGGCTAGATTGGCAAACTGGATTGCCGTTGAAAAAATAAGGGAAAAGGCAATGCCCGTTGAATGTATTGATGTTAGTGACAAGGAATCTCATTATGCAAGACTCAAAATCAACTTTTTCCCCACAACGTTGGTCTATTACGCCGAAAGGCAAAAATCCTGCTCATATTGGTGCTTCTGTGCTACACCCCGATGGTTCGGTTGGCCAGGTTGTGGGAGGGCAATCTACAGTCACCTTTGGTGGCAAAGCGGCGGCTTGTATTGGTGATAAGGTAGAATGCCCAGGGCATAGTGGCGTGATTATCGCCGGTGCAAAAACCGTCTCTATTGGCGGTAAGGCATTAGCCCGAGAGGGAGATAAAACCAGCTGTGGCGGGGTGATTGTCAATGCCTTTCCAACGATTACCGTTTATGACAGCACAAAAACCGTGCATGGCAAAAGTGCAGAGGGAAAACAGGAACTTAAATTATCTCTCTTTCAATCAGCCTTTTCTGAGCAAAAGAAATATGTAGGAATGCCGTATAAGCTTTACATTGATGGGAGTGAAGTTGGTGAGGGCGTTTCTAATGAAGAAGGGGATTTTTACCTTGAAGTTCCAGAAAACATCAACGAATTTGAGCTTGTGCTTAAAAATGGCGATCGCTATATCATCGCGACGGAAAGCTAATCTTCTGTAACATTAAGGAGGAAACGTGATGGACGAGGAAAAACAACCGATTCGCATACAACTTGCGAAACATCAAAATGAAGTGATTTTAACAGAGCGTTGGTTTTTAGATAATGCGGAGACTTACCAAAATGGGGATAAAAGTCGACCGGTGGATGCGACATTTAAAGCCTTAGTGAATGGTGAAACGGCATTTGCTGAAGTGTATGAAGCAATTAACAATGCCAAGCGTTCTGTTGATATAGCAATTTGGGGCTTTCAGCCCTCTATGTGTTTTAAGCGAGGTAGCGATGACAAAACTTACCGCATTGGGGATTTGCTCATAATCAAAGCGTATGAAAATGTTCAAATTCGTTTACTGGTTTGGAGTATGTGGTTTCATGCACAAACTTTTTTGGCTGAGAATGCCAATTTAGGAGGAAAACCGGGTGCGTTCCATAAGCGTGTAGCTGATGTGGGGAAAGAGCAAGAAGAATATGATAGATATTGGTATATGGCTATTGAAGGGCGCTTGCATACTGATCTTGATAATATTAGCCAAAATTATTCACATTTAGTTACTTTTTCCCGCACAGTGGCAAGAAAGAAAATCCAATATAAAAATCGCCGTATCGCTTTATTTAATGACACCTTTGATAACCGTAAGTATTTTGATAAAAATTTGCCTTGGCAAGCCGAAAGCCTGCTTTTCACCGCTTCTTCTCATCATCAAAAAGCCGTGTTAATTGATTATGAATTACCAGAATGCGCAGTCGGCTTTGTGATGGAACATAATATGATTGATAACTATTGGGATACGAACGAACATCATTATGGCGATATCAAACTTCCTCACCTAGGAAAAAATGTCAATACACCGTTACAAGATGTGTCGAGTGTTGTGACGGGTGAAGTGTTATGGGATATCAACTATAACTTCTGCCAATCTTGGGATCGTAATGGATTATTTGAAAATCGAGGGAATTATGAGGCGACAGAGAATCTCACCCAACAACGACAACATCTAACCCGTGAAATGTTTATCCCTAATGAAAAATTTGGCCATCAGGTTAAAGCCCAAATTTTACGCACTTATGATGAACCACGAGTCACCGATATTCAAAAAATTTATCTGCAAAATATCAAAAAAACGGTGAGTTATATTTACACGGAAAATCAATATTTTCGTTATCCTCCATTAGTTGAAACATTCCTTGCCCATTGGGAAAAAATGCGCCAAGCAGGGCGAACCAGCCCAATTTATTGGTTTGCGGTAACCAACTCTTCAGATGATGGGCTTGGTAAAGGCACTTACACCACCAATCAAATGTTGAAATTATTAGGTAGACAAGATGTGATGCCTAATGTGGTGAGGCAGTTAAAGATTGAAGAAATTCAAGCAGAAATGGATTATTATCACTTCAAATTAGCACAGCCCTCTTTGCTTTCTGATCCGAAGTCAACAATGGAAACCATTGACGAACTAAAAAAACAAAAAGCTGACTTAGAAAAAGAGATAAAAGGCAGTCAAAAGAATGCTGAAAAAGGTATTGAGCAAGAAGATGCAGAGTTGCTCAAAAAACTTCAGGCAAAAATTGACCAAACACCGGGTATCAAAAGTCACATTTGCACCTTAGCCTCAGCCAATAGTTGGAATGAAGTCTATGTGCATTCCAAAGTTACCATTATGGATGATGTTTTTACGATAATCAGCTCAGCTAATTTAAATACTCGCAGTATGGAGAAAGATACCGAGTTAGGTATAGTAATTGAAAATGGGCAAGTTGCTCGCGAGTTACGGCAAACCTTATGGGGTTTGCATGCAAAGAATGATAGTGATGCCAATCCCCCTGATTTACATGATCACCGTGATGCTAAAAAGGTATTTGATAGATGGGGAAAATTAATTAAAAAAAATCAAGAGGCAAGAGAAAAAGGTGAGATGCCTAAACGTCCTTTACGCCAATTTTTTCGAGCAGATCCGAAAGTATCGAGGTTAGACTAATGAAGCACACGTGTTTAAAAATATTTTGGTTTATTGCCATTGCCGTTCCTGTAAGTTTTGTCTTATTGATTAAGTATTTAGAATGTAATCCTATTTTTATGGGCGGGGGGCCGAGTTATCGGCCGGAGCGTTGTACCGCCAAAGAAAGAGCTGAAAGTGAAAAATTGAAAAAGGAGTATAAAATGGATGTTATGCAACAACTTGCTGCCTTAGAATTTAGCTGTGTTCATGAAGAGAGACCACCTATCCCCGAAGAAGCCCAACTGCTTTACAACTATGCCCTTTATCAAGACTTACACAAAATGTGGACAGGGAAAGCCGGCGATTGGAATGAGCTCTTGCCTTATTACCGAATTGCTGCTGCCAATGGGGATTATAAAGCCAATGTAAGGTTGCAATATTTATTAGAAACCAACCGAGCCTTAACCTCAAAGAGCTATGATGAGGTACATAGTTTGAATAAGTTATTAGCGAAATCACTTCCGGCGACGGCATATTATAAGCTTTATGGACATCTAGATATTGGCTTTGGTGTCACCACCAAAGAAAAAGACGGTAAATATGCCTATTTAAGAAAAGCAGCAGATTTGGGTAGTAAAGAGGCGCAGTATGTAGTATCTAAATACATAGGTGCAGTTGATGATCCTGAAACGCTTAAATATAGACTAAAAATAATTGAACAGCTCAGGCAATGTGCTTCAGAACAAGGCTTAGCGGAGGCTTCGGAGTTTTTGGGTATTAGATATCAGGATGAAGGACAATATAATCAAGCACTTCAAGCCTATCATCAAGGGGTAAAAAATGGATCTTCTATGTCAGCTCTTACCTTATCCTATGGTTTTGATGGGAAACGCAAAGATGATGGAACAGATAATGATTTTTTAAATCTCCCTAAAGATCTTGAACGTTCAATCAGGTATAAAATGATATGGGATTATTTATCTGATTATTATTATCTCCAGCCTAAAGCCCCCGATCTTGATGAAATCGTTCCCTTACCGCCAGCCAAGCTCCCACCTTGGGACGGTAAAATCGCATTCCAACGTTGGTTTGAAGGTCCTTCACCACAAAAACCAAGCGATGAGCTAATGCAAAAACTCGCTGAAAAAGCCGGGCTAGATTGGCAAACTGGATTGCCGTTGAAAAAATAAGGGGGAAACTACCGCACTTTTAACTTAGGGCAGAAATAAAAGTGCGGTGGAAATTAAGGAGATTTTATGCCAACAGTAAAATTTACTTCTCTCATCAATCTGTGTTTTTTCATCTCCCTACGCCAATTTTTTCGAGCAGATCCGAAAGTATCGAGGTTAGATTAATGAAGCACGCTTGTTTAAAAATATTTTGGTTTATTGCCATTGTCGTTCCTGTAAGTTTTGTCTTATTAATTAAGTATTTAGAATGTAACCCTATTTTTATGGGCGGGGGGCCGAGTTATCGGCCGGAGCGTTGTACCGCCAAAGAAAGAGCTGAAAGTGAAAAATTGAAAAAGGAGTATAAAATGGATGTTATGCAACAACTTGCTGCCTTAGAGTTTACTTGTGTTCACGAAGAGAAACCACCTATCCCCGAAGAAGCCCAACAGCTTTACAACTATGCCCTTTATCAAGACTTACACAAAATGTGGACAGGGAAAGCAGGGGATTGGAATGAACTCTTGCCATATTACCGAATTGCCGCAGCCAATGGGGATTATAAAGCCAATGTAAGGTTGCAATATTTATTAGAAACCAACCGAGTTTTAACCTCAAATAGCTATGATGAGGTACATAGTCTCAATAAACTGTTAGCCAGCCAATTGCCAGCCACCGCTTACTATAAACTTTACGGACACTTAGATATTGGTTTTCGTGTCACCACTAAAGAAAAAGATGGTAAATATGCTTATTTAAGAAAAGCAGCGGATTTAGGTAGTCGAGAAGCGCAATATGTGGTAGCAGAAATGCTTGAAAATATTGAAGATGAGAATGAATCTAAAGAGGTATTCCAATACAGGTTAAAACTGGCAGAACAATTATTGCAATGTGCTTCGGAACAAGGGGTCGCGGAGGCTTCAGTTTCTTTGGGAATTGGTTATAAAAACCAAGGGCAATATGAACAAGCAGTTCAAGCCTTTCATCAAGGCGTAAAAAATGGCTCTTATATGTCAGCATCGTATTTGTCTGATGGATTTGATGGTAAGCGAAAAAATGATGGTGAAGATATTGATTTTCTAAATCTGCCTGAAGATATAGAGCGTTCAGTAAGATATAAAATGATATGGGATTATTTATTTGATCATGACTATCTCCAACCTAAAGTCCCCGATCTTGATGAAATCGTTCCCTTACCCCCAGCCAAACTTCCACCTTGGGACGGTAAAATCGCATTCCAACGTTGGTTTGAAGGCCCTTCACCGCAAAAACCAAGCGATGAGTTAATGCAAAAACTGGCTGAAAAAGCAGGGCTAGATTGGCAGACTGGATTGCCGTTGAAAAAATAAGGGAAAAATTACCGCACTTTTCATTGAGAGCAGAAAAAGTGCGGTGGAAAATTAAGGCGGATTTATGGTTTTTGTTTAAGCATCACTGTTCTATTTTTATCCTAATGTAGCGAGGTTAGACTAATGAAACACCGTTGTTACACTTGTTTTAAAATCTTATTGGGGCTACTTATTGCCAGCTTAGTAGGGCTTTTTTTTCTCATAAGATACCTTGAATGTAACCCTATTTTTATGGGCGGGGGACCGAGTTATCGACCAGAACGTTGTACCGCCAAAGAAAAAGCACAACAAAAGGAAAATACTATGCAGAAAATGGAACAACTTGCTGCCTTAGAATTTAGCTGTGTTCATGAAGAGAGACCACCTATCCCCGAAGAAGCCCAACTGCTTTACAACTATGCCCTTTATCAAGACTTACACAAAATGTGGACAGGGAAAGCAGGGGATTGGAATGAACTTTTGCCTTATTACCGAATTGCTGCTGCCAATGGGGATTATAAAGCCAATGTAAGGTTGCAATATTTATTAGAAACCAACCGAGCCTTAACCTCAACGAGCTATGATGAGGTGCATAATCTCAATAAACTTCTAGCGAAATCACTTCCGGCGACGGCATATTATAAGCTTTATGGACATCTAGATATTGGCTTTGGTATCACTACTAGAGAAAAAGACGGTAAATATGCCTATTTAAGAAAGGCGGCAGATTTAGGCAGTAGAGAGGCTCAATATGTGGTTGCAGATATGTTAGGGGATATAGATGATCCTGAAACGCTCCCATATAGACAAAAAATTATTGAGGAACTTAGACGTTGTGCTTCGGAGCAAGGTTCAGCAGAGGCTTCGGAGTTTTTGGGTATTAGATATCAGGATAAAGAGCAATATTCGCAAGCACTTCAAGCCTATCATCAAGGGGTAAAAAATGGCTCTTATATGTCAGCATTTATCTTATCCCGTAGCTTTGATGGTAAACGTAAAGATGATGGAACAGATGATAATTTTTTAAATCTTCCAGAGGATTTAGAAAGATCAACTCGCTATAAAATGATTGATAGTTATTTATTTAAATATGATTATCTCCAACCTAAAGTCCCTGATCTTGATGAAATAGTTCCTCTCCCCCCAGTCAAACTTCCACCTTGGGACGGTAAAATCGCTTTCCAACGTTGGTTTGAAGGCCCTTCTCCACAAAAACCAAGCGATGAGCTAATGCAAAAACTCGCTGAAAAACCAGGGCTAGATTGGCAGACAGGTCTTCCGTTGAAAAAATAAGGGAAAAACTACCGCACTTTAAAGTTAGGGCAGAAAGAAAAGTGCGGTGGAAAATTCCGCACTTTTTGAAATAGGGTAAAAAGTGCGGTGATAATGCTTTCCTTTTGTCCAAATTAAAAAATGGTGAAATGCCTAAACATCCCTTACGCCAATTTTTCCGAGCAGATCCGAAAGTATCGAGGTTAGACTAATGAAACACCGTTGTTACACTTGTTTTAAAATCTTATTGGGGCTACTTATTGCCAGCTTAGTAGGGCTTTTTTTTCTCATAAGATACCTTGAATGTAACCCTATTTTTATGGGCGGGGGGCCGAGTTATCGGCCGGAGCGTTGTACCGCCAAAGAAAGAGCTGAAAGTGAAAAATTGAAAAAGGAGTATAAAATGGATGTTATGCAACAACTTGCCGCTTTAGAGTTTAGCTGTGTTCACGAAGAGAGACCACCAATCCCCGAAGAAACCCAACAGCTTTACAACTATGCTCTTTATCAAGATTTACACAAAATGTGGACAGGGAAAGCAGGGGATTGGAATGAACTCTTGCCATATTACCGAGTTGCCGCAGCTAATGGGGATTATAAAGCCAATGTAAGGTTGCAATATTTATTAGAAACCAACCGAGCCTTAACCTCAACGAGCTATGATGAGGTGCATAATCTCAATAAACTTCTAGCTAAATCACTTCCGGCGACGGCATATTATAAGCTTTATGGACATCTAGATATTGGCTTTGGTGTCACCACCAAAGAAAAAGACGGTAAATATGCCTATTTAAGAAAAGCAGCAGATTTGGGTAGTAAAGAGGCGCAGTATGTAGTATCTAAATACATAGGTGCAGTTGATGATCCTGAAACGCTTAAATATAGACTAAAAATAATTGAACAGCTCAGGCAATGTGCTTCAGAACAAGGCTTAGCGGAGGCTTCGGAGTTTTTAGGAATCAGTTATCAGGATGAAAGACAATATAAGCAAGCAATTCAAGCCTTTCATCAAGGGGTAAAAAACGGCTCTTCTTCTTCTGCAGGATGGTTATCTAGTGCTTTTGATGATAAAAGGAAAGATGACGGAAGTGATATGTATTTTTTAAATCTTTCTACAGATTTAGAACGCTCATTAAGATACGAGATGATAAGACACTATTTATCAACGAAAGACTATCTCCAACCTAAAGTCCCTGACCTTGATGAAATAGTTCCCTTACCCCCAGCCAAACTCCCACCTTGGGACGGTAAAATCGCATTCCAACGTTGGTTTGAAGGCCCTTCACCGCAAAAACCAAGTGATGAGTTAATGCAAAAACTGGCTGAAAAAGCCGGGCTAGATTGGCAAACTGGTCTTCCGTTGAAAAAATAAGGGGGAAACTACCGCACTTTTTATTGAGAGCAGAAAAAAGTGCGGTGGAAATTAAGGTGGATTTATGGTTTTTGTTTAAATATCACTGTTCTATTTTTATCCTAATGTAGCGAGGTTAGACTAATGAAGCACGCGTGTTTAAAAATATTTTGGTTTATTGCCATTGCCGTTCCCGTAAGTTTTGTCTTATTGATTAAGTATTTAGAATGTAACCCTATTTTTATGGGCGGAGGGCCGAGTTATCGACCAGAACGTTGTACCGCCAAAGAAAGAGCTGAAAGTGAAAAATTGAAAAAGGAGTATAAAATGGATGTTATGCAACAACTTGCTGCCTTAGAATTTAGCTGTGTTCATGAAGAGAGACCACCTATCCCCGAAGAAGCCCAACTGCTTTACAACTATGCCCTTTATCAAGATTTACACAAAATGTGGACAGGGAAAGCAGGGGATTGGAATGAACTTTTGCCTTATTACCGAATTGCCGCAGCTAATGGGGATTATAAAGCCAATGTAAGGTTGCAATATTTATTAGAAACCAACCGAGCCTTAACCTCAACGAGCTATGATGAGGTGCATAATCTCAATAAACTTCTAGCGAAATCACTTCCGGCGACGGCATATTATAAGCTTTATGGACATCTAGATATTGGCTTTGGTGTCACCACTAAAGAAAAAGACGGCAAATATGCCTATTTAAGAAAAGCAGCGGATTTGGGTAGTCGAGAAGCGCAGTATGTGGTGGCAGATATGTTAGGGGATATAGATGATCCCGAAACGCTCCCATATAGACAAAAAATTATTGAGCAACTTAGACAATGTGCTTCGGACCAAGGCTTAGCAAAGGCCTCCACATTTTTAGGTATCCGTTATAAAAATCAAGGTCAATATGAGCAAGCAATTCAAGCGTTTCATCAAGGCGTAAAAAATGGTTCTTCATCCTCAGCAAATAGATTAGCTTATGGATTTGATGGTAAGCGAAAAAATGATGGTGAAGATATTGATTTTCTAAATCTGCCTGAAGATATAGAGCGTTCAGTAAGATATAAAATGATACAGAATTATTTGTCAACGAAAGACTATCTCCAACCTAAAGTCCCTGACCTTGATGAAATCGTTCCCTTACCCCCAGCCAAACTTCCACCTTGGGACGGTAAAATCGCTTTTCAACGTTGGTTTGAAGGCCCTTCACCACAAAAACCAAGTGATGAGTTAATGCAGAAACTGGCTGAAAAAGCAGGGTTAGATTGGCAAACTGGATTGCCGTTGAAAAAATAAGGGCAAAGACGATGCACGTTGAATGTATTGATGTTAGAGACAAGGAATCTCATTATGCAAGACTCAAAATCAACTTTTTCTCCAAAACATTGGTCGATTACGCCGAAAGGCAAAAATCCTGCTCATATTGGTGCTTCTGTGCTACACCCTGATGGTTCGGTTGGCCAGGTTGTGGGAGGGCAATCTACTGTCACCTTTGGTGGCAAAGCGGCGGCTTGTATTGGTGATAAGGTAGAATGTCCAGGACATAGTGGTGTAATTATCGCTGGAGCAAAAACCGTCTCCATTGGCGGTAAGGCCTTAGCCCGAGAAGGGGATAAAACCAGCTGTGGCGGGGTGATTATCAATGCTTTTCCAACGATTACCGTTTATGACAGCACAAAAACCGTGCATGGCAAAAGTATCGCTGGTGCTAAAGAGATTCGATTAAATTTAATGGAATCGGCACATTCAAAGCAGAGTGCTTATGCTGGAATGCCTTATAAAGTGATGATTGAACAGCAAGAGATTGGGCAAGGTGTTATTGATGAAACCGGCTCGCTTTATTTTGAAGTGAAAGACACAGACAAAGAAGGCGAAATTGAGCTAGGCAATGGGCAACGGTTTCATTTGCAATTAATTGAGGAAATAGACCTTGCTAGTACATTAGATAAACAAGGGTATCCGACAGAGCAAGCTCAAGATAACGAGCTTGCTGATTATCACCAAGTATTAAAGGATAACTAAGATGTCAAAAAACCGCTATCCAACCATTGTTATTTCAAAGGCCACAGGCCAAGGGAAGTTAAACCAAAGTTGGTTTTTACGGCAAGATGCCTGTAACGAGATGGGGGCGGAAAGGCCGGTGATTGTTCAGCCACCACCTGCAACACCGGCGACGTTTCAGCCATTGATTAATGGTCAAACAACTTTTGAAACCCTGTATGATTTTATCGCTAAGGCAAAACATTCTATCGACATTGCAATTTGGGGTTTTCAACCTTCCATGCTTTTTAAGCGAGATGGGGAATCTCCTTGTATTGGTCGATTATTGATACAAAAAGCCGTAGAAGGCAGAGAGGTTAAGGTTTTAGTATGGAGTATGTGGATAGACTTCCAAACCGTAAAAGGCTTGGGAGAGGCCAATTTAGGAAATGCACCGGGGTTAATGCCTTTCCAGCAAAAAGGTAAAGCATATCAGAGCGAGGCTCAGCGCGCTTATGATTATTGGTGGTATCGTGCGGTGGCGGGCAAGATAGGAGAAAAGGATTTAGCCGAGTTAAACCGATTAAATGAAGTTTATTCGGAAACGGTGTTTAGAGGGGCTTTTACAGAACTTTATGGCTTTAGTTTCAGTGATAATCGTGTGAAATTGCAAGTGAAAAAACGCAGTGTGAAAAGTCATTTTAATCATTATCCTGAGGCCAGTGCGTTGCCTGTTATGAACCGGCTCGTATTGTATGTTTCCCCTTCCCATCATCAAAAGACGGTGCTGATTGATTATATTGACCCACCTAATGCAGTGGGATTCGTATTAGAGCATAATATGCTTGATGAGTATTGGGATGAAAGTACTCATTACAGCCGTCCTATCACGCCATATACGCAACGTAACGCCCCGATACCGTTGCAAGATGTTTCTTCTTTAGTAACGGGAAAGGTATTGTGGGATATCAACCATAATTTTTGCCAATCTTGGGATAGAAGTGATAGCCGTAATTTGGTGGGATGGGTTGACCGAGAGGCAAGGGAAGCCTACAACACGCCTTTGGCCGCAGATAGACGAAGAAGTGTGCTAACGCGAGATTCGTTTGCCCCACGTTCTGAGTTGGGTGAATTAATTATGGCGCAAATCTTACGCACTTATGATAATCCGAAAGAAGAGCATATCCGAGCGATGTATTTGGAGAATATCAAAAAGGCGAGCCATTTTATTTATACGGAAAACCAATATTTTCGCTGGACAGAATTGGTGCGAGCGTATCAATCCCATTGGCAACGATTGAAAGACAATGGGCGAGAGGTCAGCCAACCGTTATATTGGTTTGTGGTGACCAATTCCAGTGATGCGGGAATTGGTAGTGGAACCTATAACACCTATCAAATGCTCAAGCTATTGGGGCGAGAGGATGTGCTGCCGGGGGTAAGCACCCAGTTGGATAGTGACAACACGAATGATGGCGATTATACCAAATATGATGATTATCGAAATAAAAGGCAAGAGCTAGAAGAGCAGCTTGAAACCTTAACTGCACAAGAGGAACGCGGGCAAGGTGGAGTGGCGGTTGCCCAGAAAAAAGCGGCAGTTTTAGAGGAGTTATCTGCATTAAGCGAGCAGGAGCAACAGGCGATTCAGGCACAATATGAAGAGATGAAACAACTCAAACGCGAAGTCAGTGATGCAGTGGGGATTCGGACGCATATTTGCACGCTAACCTCAATGGATGCGTGGCAAGAGGTGTATATTCATTCGAAAGTTACGATTATTGATGATGTGTTTACCTTTATTGGCTCAGCCAATCTGAATACCCGCAGTATGCAGGTGGATACGGAGTTGGGGATTATTTCGGAGTGTCAGGCTGTAGCAAGGGCGTTGCGTTATGATTTATGGAGTTTACATACTAATCATAATTCGGAGGTTAATCCTAAAGAAATGAACCGTTTTGAGAGAACGAAGGTAGTGTTTGATAAATGGGAAAAATTGATGGATATAAATAGAAAACAACGTTATAAACAAAGATTACCCCATCAACCTTTATGTGAATTTTTACGTTTAACCACAGAAATTTCGAGGTCAGACTAATGAAACCAATCAAAAAACTTGTATTACTCAGTCTTATTGCCAGCTTGTGTGCGTGTCACACAGTGGCCTCAACCAGTAAGGATAAGCCGATGCAAAAAAACAACAGCATTTTAGATAATCTCTCTTTTGAATGTAAACATGAAGTGCGTCCACCTATTGATAAAGAGGTACATAGCCTCTATAACTATGCCCTTTA includes the following:
- a CDS encoding phospholipase D-like domain-containing protein, whose amino-acid sequence is MSKNRYPTIVISKATGQGKLNQSWFLRQDACNEMGAERPVIVQPPPATPATFQPLINGQTTFETLYDFIAKAKHSIDIAIWGFQPSMLFKRDGESPCIGRLLIQKAVEGREVKVLVWSMWIDFQTVKGLGEANLGNAPGLMPFQQKGKAYQSEAQRAYDYWWYRAVAGKIGEKDLAELNRLNEVYSETVFRGAFTELYGFSFSDNRVKLQVKKRSVKSHFNHYPEASALPVMNRLVLYVSPSHHQKTVLIDYIDPPNAVGFVLEHNMLDEYWDESTHYSRPITPYTQRNAPIPLQDVSSLVTGKVLWDINHNFCQSWDRSDSRNLVGWVDREAREAYNTPLAADRRRSVLTRDSFAPRSELGELIMAQILRTYDNPKEEHIRAMYLENIKKASHFIYTENQYFRWTELVRAYQSHWQRLKDNGREVSQPLYWFVVTNSSDAGIGSGTYNTYQMLKLLGREDVLPGVSTQLDSDNTNDGDYTKYDDYRNKRQELEEQLETLTAQEERGQGGVAVAQKKAAVLEELSALSEQEQQAIQAQYEEMKQLKREVSDAVGIRTHICTLTSMDAWQEVYIHSKVTIIDDVFTFIGSANLNTRSMQVDTELGIISECQAVARALRYDLWSLHTNHNSEVNPKEMNRFERTKVVFDKWEKLMDINRKQRYKQRLPHQPLCEFLRLTTEISRSD